One window of the Rosa rugosa chromosome 3, drRosRugo1.1, whole genome shotgun sequence genome contains the following:
- the LOC133740320 gene encoding branched-chain-amino-acid aminotransferase 6-like isoform X3, producing MSSSALQTTGESNNHSLKNGEMYADGINWDDLGFGLIPIDYMYTMKCSDGENFSQGHLSPFGKIELCPSAGILNYGQGLFEGLKATRTEDGRIMLFRPQENALRMKMGAERMCMPSPSVEQFVDAVKQTVFANKRWVPPPGKGSLYIRPLLVGSGSNLGLGPGLEYTFLIFASPVGNYHKGRAALNLYVEHKIHRATPGGTGGVKSVTNYSPVYQTQQQARAKGFSDVLFLDSATGKNIEEIVAANIFILKGNVISTPTLKHGTILPGVTRKSIIDIALDFGYQVEERVIPVEDLLAADEAFCTGTAVVVNPIGAVTYQDKRVEYKTGGALCQKLYETLTGIQTGRLEDKKGWTLEVN from the exons ATGTCTTCTTCAGCTTTGCAAACAACTGGTGAATCTAACAATCACAG TCTGAAAAACGGTGAAATGTATGCTGATGGCATTAACTGGGATGATCTTGGGTTTGGACTAATTCCAATCGATTACATGTACACCATGAAATGCTCCGACGGAGAAAACTTTTCACAAGGACATCTCTCTCCCTTTGGAAAGATTGAGCTTTGCCCATCTGCTGGAATATTGAATTATGGACAG GGACTATTCGAAGGTCTTAAGGCGACCAGAACAGAAGATGGTCGTATTATGCTGTTTCGGCCCCAAGAGAATGCTCTAAGAATGAAGATGGGTGCAGAGAGAATGTGCATGCCATCTCCATCCGTTGAGCAATTTGTTGATGCTGTGAAGCAAACAGTCTTCGCCAACAAGCGTTGG GTACCACCTCCAGGAAAAGGATCACTGTATATTAGGCCTTTGCTCGTGGGGAGTGGATCTAATCTGGGCTTGGGCCCGGGACTGGAGTATACATTCCTAATATTTGCTTCTCCAGTTGGTAATTATCACAAG GGAAGGGCAGCCCTCAATTTGTATGTTGAACATAAAATCCACAGAGCTACTCCTGGTGGAACTGGAGGTGTCAAATCTGTCACCAATTACTCACCT GTTTACCAAACACAACAGCAAGCAAGGGCCAAGGGGTTCTCTGATGTCTTATTCCTAGATTCTGCAACTGGTAAAAACATTGAGGAGATTGTAGCAGCTAACATTTTCATTCTGAAG GGTAATGTCATTTCAACTCCAACACTGAAACATGGAACTATCCTCCCTGGAGTAACCCGTAAAAGCATCATTGATATTGCCCTTGATTTTGGTTACCAG GTGGAGGAGCGTGTGATCCCAGTGGAGGATTTACTTGCAGCCGATGAAGCTTTCTGCACAGGAACTGCCGTGGTTGTCAACCCTATTGGCGCTGTAACTTATCAAGACAAGAG GGTTGAATACAAAACAGGAGGAGCGTTATGTCAGAAACTGTATGAAACGCTAACAGGAATCCAAACAGGTCGTCTTGAGGACAAGAAGGGATGGACCCTAGAGGTCAACTGA
- the LOC133740320 gene encoding branched-chain-amino-acid aminotransferase 6-like isoform X1 — protein MRLLKFPSRQPIFPPRAGDGFSFCPSPPSQCPSLAIASISCFGSPSLTAYPLWSKTTSRAPKIMFPSLRSLHRRCFSLNSVYFVSLKVRHGWIKNDHPQNDAPLVNLISIIFGDWCHCLGGATRSQLYGGEAARWHSQQLHGGPRLQSSLPKSKKIDTLRIPAMSSSALQTTGESNNHSLKNGEMYADGINWDDLGFGLIPIDYMYTMKCSDGENFSQGHLSPFGKIELCPSAGILNYGQGLFEGLKATRTEDGRIMLFRPQENALRMKMGAERMCMPSPSVEQFVDAVKQTVFANKRWVPPPGKGSLYIRPLLVGSGSNLGLGPGLEYTFLIFASPVGNYHKGRAALNLYVEHKIHRATPGGTGGVKSVTNYSPVYQTQQQARAKGFSDVLFLDSATGKNIEEIVAANIFILKGNVISTPTLKHGTILPGVTRKSIIDIALDFGYQVEERVIPVEDLLAADEAFCTGTAVVVNPIGAVTYQDKRVEYKTGGALCQKLYETLTGIQTGRLEDKKGWTLEVN, from the exons ATGCGTTTGCTAAAGTTTCCTAGCCGTCAACCTATTTTTCCTCCAAGAGCCGGCGACGGCTTCAGCTTTTGTCCATCTCCTCCATCGCAATGTCCATCTTTGGCCATCGCTTCCATTTCTTGCTTTGGTTCTCCATCATTAACAGCATATCCTCTATGGAGCAAGACAACATCTCGCGCTCCCAAGATAATGTTTCCAAGCCTTCGATCGCTCCATCGACGATGTTTTTCTTTGAATTCTGTGTACTTTGTGTCGCTGAAGGTGCGCCATGGATGGATTAAGAACGATCATCCCCAAAACGACGCTCCACTTGTCAACTTGATTTCGATCATATTTGGTGATTGGTGTCACTGTTTGGGCGGCGCTACTAGGAGTCAGCTCTATGGTGGAGAGGCAGCGCGTTGGCACTCTCAGCAATTGCATGGTGGCCCTCGATTGCAGTCAAGTTTGCCTAAATCCAAAAAG ATCGACACACTAAGAATTCCAGCTATGTCTTCTTCAGCTTTGCAAACAACTGGTGAATCTAACAATCACAG TCTGAAAAACGGTGAAATGTATGCTGATGGCATTAACTGGGATGATCTTGGGTTTGGACTAATTCCAATCGATTACATGTACACCATGAAATGCTCCGACGGAGAAAACTTTTCACAAGGACATCTCTCTCCCTTTGGAAAGATTGAGCTTTGCCCATCTGCTGGAATATTGAATTATGGACAG GGACTATTCGAAGGTCTTAAGGCGACCAGAACAGAAGATGGTCGTATTATGCTGTTTCGGCCCCAAGAGAATGCTCTAAGAATGAAGATGGGTGCAGAGAGAATGTGCATGCCATCTCCATCCGTTGAGCAATTTGTTGATGCTGTGAAGCAAACAGTCTTCGCCAACAAGCGTTGG GTACCACCTCCAGGAAAAGGATCACTGTATATTAGGCCTTTGCTCGTGGGGAGTGGATCTAATCTGGGCTTGGGCCCGGGACTGGAGTATACATTCCTAATATTTGCTTCTCCAGTTGGTAATTATCACAAG GGAAGGGCAGCCCTCAATTTGTATGTTGAACATAAAATCCACAGAGCTACTCCTGGTGGAACTGGAGGTGTCAAATCTGTCACCAATTACTCACCT GTTTACCAAACACAACAGCAAGCAAGGGCCAAGGGGTTCTCTGATGTCTTATTCCTAGATTCTGCAACTGGTAAAAACATTGAGGAGATTGTAGCAGCTAACATTTTCATTCTGAAG GGTAATGTCATTTCAACTCCAACACTGAAACATGGAACTATCCTCCCTGGAGTAACCCGTAAAAGCATCATTGATATTGCCCTTGATTTTGGTTACCAG GTGGAGGAGCGTGTGATCCCAGTGGAGGATTTACTTGCAGCCGATGAAGCTTTCTGCACAGGAACTGCCGTGGTTGTCAACCCTATTGGCGCTGTAACTTATCAAGACAAGAG GGTTGAATACAAAACAGGAGGAGCGTTATGTCAGAAACTGTATGAAACGCTAACAGGAATCCAAACAGGTCGTCTTGAGGACAAGAAGGGATGGACCCTAGAGGTCAACTGA
- the LOC133740320 gene encoding branched-chain-amino-acid aminotransferase 6-like isoform X2, with translation MIDTLRIPAMSSSALQTTGESNNHSLKNGEMYADGINWDDLGFGLIPIDYMYTMKCSDGENFSQGHLSPFGKIELCPSAGILNYGQGLFEGLKATRTEDGRIMLFRPQENALRMKMGAERMCMPSPSVEQFVDAVKQTVFANKRWVPPPGKGSLYIRPLLVGSGSNLGLGPGLEYTFLIFASPVGNYHKGRAALNLYVEHKIHRATPGGTGGVKSVTNYSPVYQTQQQARAKGFSDVLFLDSATGKNIEEIVAANIFILKGNVISTPTLKHGTILPGVTRKSIIDIALDFGYQVEERVIPVEDLLAADEAFCTGTAVVVNPIGAVTYQDKRVEYKTGGALCQKLYETLTGIQTGRLEDKKGWTLEVN, from the exons ATG ATCGACACACTAAGAATTCCAGCTATGTCTTCTTCAGCTTTGCAAACAACTGGTGAATCTAACAATCACAG TCTGAAAAACGGTGAAATGTATGCTGATGGCATTAACTGGGATGATCTTGGGTTTGGACTAATTCCAATCGATTACATGTACACCATGAAATGCTCCGACGGAGAAAACTTTTCACAAGGACATCTCTCTCCCTTTGGAAAGATTGAGCTTTGCCCATCTGCTGGAATATTGAATTATGGACAG GGACTATTCGAAGGTCTTAAGGCGACCAGAACAGAAGATGGTCGTATTATGCTGTTTCGGCCCCAAGAGAATGCTCTAAGAATGAAGATGGGTGCAGAGAGAATGTGCATGCCATCTCCATCCGTTGAGCAATTTGTTGATGCTGTGAAGCAAACAGTCTTCGCCAACAAGCGTTGG GTACCACCTCCAGGAAAAGGATCACTGTATATTAGGCCTTTGCTCGTGGGGAGTGGATCTAATCTGGGCTTGGGCCCGGGACTGGAGTATACATTCCTAATATTTGCTTCTCCAGTTGGTAATTATCACAAG GGAAGGGCAGCCCTCAATTTGTATGTTGAACATAAAATCCACAGAGCTACTCCTGGTGGAACTGGAGGTGTCAAATCTGTCACCAATTACTCACCT GTTTACCAAACACAACAGCAAGCAAGGGCCAAGGGGTTCTCTGATGTCTTATTCCTAGATTCTGCAACTGGTAAAAACATTGAGGAGATTGTAGCAGCTAACATTTTCATTCTGAAG GGTAATGTCATTTCAACTCCAACACTGAAACATGGAACTATCCTCCCTGGAGTAACCCGTAAAAGCATCATTGATATTGCCCTTGATTTTGGTTACCAG GTGGAGGAGCGTGTGATCCCAGTGGAGGATTTACTTGCAGCCGATGAAGCTTTCTGCACAGGAACTGCCGTGGTTGTCAACCCTATTGGCGCTGTAACTTATCAAGACAAGAG GGTTGAATACAAAACAGGAGGAGCGTTATGTCAGAAACTGTATGAAACGCTAACAGGAATCCAAACAGGTCGTCTTGAGGACAAGAAGGGATGGACCCTAGAGGTCAACTGA
- the LOC133740892 gene encoding mitochondrial dicarboxylate/tricarboxylate transporter DTC-like, translating to MFKLSRRQSYSSLLDLKCNLQQGMEGNPIAKIIQPIDMMKLRIQLGLGSAGQVARTMIKEEGFGSLYKDLSNQPRLLQTQISEIKKRLSC from the exons ATGTTTAAGCTGTCTCGCAGACAGTCCTACTCTTCCTTGCTCGATCTTAAG TGCAATCTGCAACAAGGGATGGAGGGAAATCCTATTGCTAAAATCATCCAACCCATCGATATGATGAAG TTGAGAATTCAATTGGGTCTGGGATCAGCTGGACAAGTTGCCAGGACCATGATCAAGGAGGAGGGTTTTGGTTCATTGTATAAG GACCTGAGTAACCAACCTAGGTTATTGCAAACCCAAATTTCCGAAATAAAGAAGAGATTAAG CTGTTGA